From one Prochlorococcus marinus XMU1404 genomic stretch:
- a CDS encoding photosystem II protein Y, which yields MLRTIVVFAPIIAALAWVVFNIQKPAREQFNRDFLGKD from the coding sequence ATGCTCAGAACAATCGTAGTTTTTGCTCCAATTATCGCTGCTTTAGCTTGGGTAGTATTTAATATACAAAAACCAGCAAGAGAGCAGTTCAACAGAGACTTTTTGGGGAAGGATTAA